The Caldisalinibacter kiritimatiensis DNA window TAAATATCCTTAATGAAGAGTTTGAATTTTTTCATCTTCATAATCCTATAGAGCATATAAAGTCAAGGGTTAAATCCATGGATAGCCTTAAAGAGAAGCTTATTCGCAAGGGATATGAGGTTAATATTGAAAATGCAAAAAAGTTTATTAATGACATAGCGGGAGCCCGTATTATTTGTTCCTTTACATCTGACATCTATACTATTTATGAATTGATTAAGAAGCAAAGTAATTTAAAGGTAGTTGAAGTCAAAGACTATATTAAGAACCCTAAGCCTAATGGTTATCGTAGCCTTCATCTTTTAGTGGAAGTACCTGTTTTCTTAACTAATCGAATAGAAGAAGTTAGGGTAGAGATCCAGATTCGTACCATAGCTATGGACTTTTGGGCTAGCCTAGAGCATCGAATTTTCTATAAATTTAACAAGGATGTTCCTAAAGAGCTTACTGATCAA harbors:
- a CDS encoding GTP pyrophosphokinase, with the protein product METLVNIHDSAEWKNLIMIYKFALMEITTKLNILNEEFEFFHLHNPIEHIKSRVKSMDSLKEKLIRKGYEVNIENAKKFINDIAGARIICSFTSDIYTIYELIKKQSNLKVVEVKDYIKNPKPNGYRSLHLLVEVPVFLTNRIEEVRVEIQIRTIAMDFWASLEHRIFYKFNKDVPKELTDQ